A DNA window from Enterobacter asburiae contains the following coding sequences:
- a CDS encoding Cu(+)/Ag(+) sensor histidine kinase produces MRVKLPGRPFSLALRLTFFISLSTILAFFAFTWFMLHSVEKHFAEQDVSDLQQISTAMHRILQSPVDPDQKKISKIKESIASYRNVAVLLLDPQGNILFSSAQGAALRPAMNAADFSEHRRAQDVFLWTVEDSAANMHAGSDMKMETYRIIASSGTATLQGKTQGYVMLIGLSINFHLHYLEALKKNLLAIAAAISLLIILVIRIAVRQGHLPLRNVSNAIKNITSENLDARLEPSREPVELEQLVISFNHMIEKIEDVFTRQANFSADIAHEIRTPITNLVTQTEIALSQNRSQKELEDVLYSSLEEYNRMTRMVSDMLFLAQADNNQLIPDRVMFDLSAEVMKVFDFFEAWAEERNVTLKFNGMPCLIEGDPQMFRRAVNNLLSNALRYTPAGKAVTVSIREQDNDVELMIENPGTPIPQEHLAKLFDRFYRVDPSRQRKGEGSGIGLAIVKSIVSAHHGKVRVESDAASTRFILIVPGKVA; encoded by the coding sequence ATGCGCGTTAAGCTTCCCGGGCGCCCTTTTTCGCTTGCCCTGCGGCTGACCTTTTTTATCAGTCTCTCCACGATACTGGCCTTTTTCGCCTTTACCTGGTTTATGCTGCATTCCGTTGAAAAGCACTTCGCCGAGCAGGATGTCAGCGACCTGCAGCAAATCAGCACCGCGATGCACCGCATCCTGCAGTCTCCGGTCGATCCTGACCAAAAGAAAATCAGCAAGATCAAAGAATCGATCGCCAGCTATCGCAACGTAGCCGTCCTGCTCCTGGATCCGCAGGGCAATATCCTGTTCAGCTCGGCGCAGGGGGCAGCACTGCGCCCTGCGATGAACGCGGCGGATTTTAGCGAACACCGCCGCGCGCAGGATGTGTTTCTCTGGACGGTTGAAGACTCTGCCGCAAACATGCACGCCGGGTCCGACATGAAAATGGAAACGTACCGGATTATCGCCTCTTCAGGCACGGCGACGCTGCAGGGCAAAACGCAGGGCTACGTGATGCTGATCGGGCTCTCCATCAATTTTCATCTGCACTACCTTGAGGCGCTGAAAAAGAATCTCCTGGCGATTGCCGCGGCGATCAGCCTGCTGATTATTCTTGTCATTCGCATCGCGGTTCGTCAGGGACATTTGCCCCTGCGTAACGTCAGCAACGCCATTAAAAATATCACCTCAGAAAACCTCGACGCGCGGCTGGAGCCGTCCCGCGAGCCCGTTGAGCTGGAACAGCTGGTCATCTCCTTCAACCATATGATCGAAAAGATTGAAGATGTCTTTACCCGCCAGGCGAATTTTTCCGCCGATATCGCGCATGAAATCAGAACGCCCATCACCAACCTGGTGACGCAAACGGAAATCGCGCTGAGCCAGAACCGCTCGCAGAAAGAGCTGGAAGACGTTCTGTACTCCAGCCTTGAAGAGTACAACCGGATGACCCGGATGGTCAGCGACATGCTTTTCCTGGCGCAGGCGGATAATAATCAGCTGATCCCTGACCGGGTGATGTTTGATTTAAGTGCTGAGGTCATGAAAGTCTTCGATTTCTTCGAAGCCTGGGCGGAAGAACGCAACGTTACGCTGAAATTTAACGGGATGCCCTGCCTGATAGAAGGCGATCCGCAGATGTTCAGAAGAGCAGTAAATAATCTGCTCTCCAATGCCCTGCGCTATACGCCAGCCGGTAAAGCGGTGACGGTCTCCATCAGAGAACAGGATAACGACGTTGAACTGATGATAGAAAATCCCGGAACGCCGATCCCGCAAGAGCATCTGGCAAAGCTGTTTGACCGTTTCTATCGCGTCGATCCGTCAAGGCAGCGCAAAGGCGAAGGCAGCGGGATCGGGCTTGCCATCGTGAAGTCCATCGTTTCGGCGCACCACGGAAAAGTCCGCGTGGAATCGGATGCGGCATCGACGCGCTTCATCCTCATCGTGCCGGGAAAAGTGGCCTGA